A single region of the Microbispora sp. ZYX-F-249 genome encodes:
- a CDS encoding 8-oxoguanine deaminase: MRDLAPRRVVIENAHVVPVVGQEIPSGHVVVEDGLITAVGPGRAAVVPEGAERVDGSGCLATPGLVNTHHHLYQWASQGVTPDGTLFEWLVASYRLWARMDAEVVAGAATAGLAWLALSGCTTSTDHHYVFPKGRGDLFEAEIEAARRVGLRFHPCRGSMDRGASRGGLPPDEVVEDLDEILRATDDAIRKYHDPSFGSMLRVAVAPCSPFSVSGELMTLSADLARSHGVRLHTHVAETADEDEHCREQFGVLPVEYLDDLGWLGPDVWLAHCVHLTDKDVRRFAETGTGTAHCPSSNGRLGAGIARVADLLAAGAPVGLGVDGAASSEMTPLAGEIRMAVLTQRARYGPRALTARQALEMATLGGARCLGREDEIGSLEPGKLADVALWRLGGFHAAIDDPVVAFAYGATPPLERLLVGGRTVVEGGELRTVSGEEAARAGAGAHRRLTTGDHV, from the coding sequence TTGCGTGATCTCGCACCGCGACGAGTGGTCATCGAGAACGCCCACGTCGTCCCGGTCGTCGGACAGGAGATCCCGTCCGGCCACGTCGTCGTGGAGGACGGCCTGATCACGGCGGTCGGCCCCGGCCGGGCGGCGGTCGTCCCCGAGGGGGCCGAACGCGTCGACGGCTCCGGCTGCCTGGCCACCCCCGGCCTGGTCAACACCCACCACCACCTCTACCAATGGGCGTCGCAGGGGGTGACGCCGGACGGGACGCTGTTCGAGTGGCTGGTGGCGAGCTACCGGCTGTGGGCCCGGATGGACGCCGAGGTGGTGGCGGGCGCCGCGACGGCGGGCCTGGCCTGGCTGGCCCTGTCGGGCTGCACGACCTCCACCGACCACCACTACGTCTTCCCCAAGGGCAGGGGCGACCTGTTCGAGGCGGAGATCGAGGCCGCGCGCCGGGTCGGGCTGCGCTTCCACCCCTGCCGGGGGTCGATGGACCGGGGCGCCTCGCGCGGCGGCCTGCCGCCGGACGAGGTCGTGGAGGACCTCGACGAGATCCTCCGGGCCACCGACGACGCGATCCGGAAATATCATGATCCGTCGTTCGGGTCGATGCTGCGCGTCGCGGTCGCCCCCTGCTCGCCGTTCTCGGTCAGCGGCGAGCTCATGACCCTTTCGGCGGACCTCGCCCGCTCCCACGGCGTACGGCTGCACACGCACGTGGCGGAGACGGCCGACGAGGACGAGCACTGCAGGGAACAGTTCGGCGTGCTGCCCGTCGAGTACCTCGACGACCTCGGCTGGCTGGGCCCCGACGTGTGGCTGGCCCACTGCGTGCACCTGACCGACAAGGACGTGCGGCGCTTCGCCGAGACCGGCACGGGCACGGCCCACTGCCCGTCGTCGAACGGCCGTCTCGGCGCGGGCATCGCCCGGGTCGCCGATCTGCTCGCGGCGGGCGCGCCGGTCGGGCTGGGCGTCGACGGCGCGGCCTCCAGTGAGATGACCCCGCTCGCCGGGGAGATCCGCATGGCCGTCCTCACGCAGCGGGCCCGGTACGGCCCGCGCGCGCTGACCGCTCGCCAGGCTCTGGAGATGGCCACGCTCGGCGGCGCCCGCTGCCTCGGCCGGGAGGACGAGATCGGCTCGCTGGAGCCCGGCAAGCTCGCCGACGTCGCCCTGTGGCGGCTCGGCGGCTTCCACGCCGCGATCGACGATCCCGTCGTGGCGTTCGCGTACGGCGCCACGCCGCCGCTGGAACGGCTGCTGGTGGGCGGCCGGACCGTCGTCGAGGGCGGCGAACTGCGCACGGTCTCCGGCGAGGAGGCCGCACGGGCCGGGGCCGGTGCCCATCGTCGCCTGACCACCGGAGATCATGTCTGA
- a CDS encoding (2Fe-2S)-binding protein, translating to MRVNVIVNGRPMTADDVWEGESLLYVLRERLGLPGAKNACEQGECGSCTVYLDRTPVCACLVAAGQAEGREVVTVEGLASSGDGPDGEAGGGLHEVQRAFVDAGAVQCGFCTPGLVVQAHALLADAEGVPPDADIREALAGNLCRCTGYEKILDAVRLAAARRHHQPTP from the coding sequence ATGAGGGTGAACGTGATTGTGAACGGCCGCCCGATGACGGCCGACGACGTGTGGGAGGGCGAGAGCCTGCTGTACGTCCTGCGTGAGCGGCTCGGCCTGCCGGGCGCCAAGAACGCCTGCGAGCAGGGCGAATGCGGCTCCTGCACCGTCTATCTCGACCGTACGCCGGTGTGCGCCTGCCTGGTCGCCGCCGGGCAGGCGGAGGGGCGCGAGGTGGTGACGGTCGAGGGCCTGGCAAGCTCCGGGGACGGGCCGGACGGTGAAGCCGGCGGCGGGTTGCACGAGGTGCAGCGCGCGTTCGTGGACGCCGGGGCCGTGCAGTGCGGGTTCTGCACCCCCGGTCTCGTCGTCCAGGCTCACGCGCTGCTCGCGGACGCGGAGGGGGTGCCGCCGGACGCCGACATCCGGGAGGCTCTGGCCGGCAACCTGTGCCGCTGCACCGGATACGAGAAGATCCTCGACGCCGTCCGCCTCGCCGCCGCCCGCCGCCACCACCAGCCCACGCCGTGA
- a CDS encoding helix-turn-helix domain-containing protein, which translates to MTAGLADLMGVTKSRVSQIERDEVSTVEAIARYVQALGGRIQICAVFGDDLYILRGAGPDAA; encoded by the coding sequence GTGACGGCCGGCCTCGCCGATCTGATGGGCGTCACCAAGAGCCGCGTCTCCCAGATCGAGCGTGATGAGGTGTCCACCGTCGAGGCCATAGCCCGTTATGTGCAGGCGCTGGGTGGGAGGATTCAGATCTGCGCGGTGTTCGGCGACGACCTCTACATCCTCAGGGGCGCCGGCCCCGACGCCGCCTGA
- the allB gene encoding allantoinase AllB: MGQPYDLVVRSRRTVTPEGERPLAVAVRGGVIAALCPYDEPPAAEESADLGELPLLPGLVDSHVHVNEPGRTHWEGFATATKAAAAGGVTTIVDMPLNSLPPTVDVAALEVKRKAAEGRCHVDVAFWGGAIPGNLADLRPLHEAGVAGVKCFLSPSGVEEFPALDREGLRAALAEVAAFDGLLIAHAEDPGLLSDPRGPAYDDFLISRPQEAERGAVEQVIALAAETGARAHIVHVSAAACVEPLRAAQAAGVRVTAETCPHYLTLAAEQVTGPAYKCCPPIREAANRDALWRALAEGVLMGIVSDHSPSTPDLKVPDFAAAWGGISSLQVGLPAVWTAARVRGHGLADVARWMAGGPARLAGLPRKGAIRVGNDADLVAFDPGAEFTVDVTALHHRNPVSPYHGARLAGVVRTTWLRGVPVDFAAPRGRLLTRGAR, from the coding sequence GTGGGGCAACCGTACGACCTGGTGGTGAGGTCCCGGCGGACCGTGACCCCGGAGGGGGAGCGCCCGCTCGCGGTCGCCGTACGCGGCGGTGTGATCGCCGCCCTGTGCCCCTACGACGAGCCGCCGGCGGCGGAGGAGTCCGCCGACCTCGGCGAGCTGCCGCTGCTGCCCGGGCTGGTCGACTCCCACGTGCACGTCAACGAGCCCGGCCGCACCCACTGGGAGGGCTTCGCGACCGCCACCAAAGCGGCGGCGGCCGGGGGCGTGACCACCATCGTGGACATGCCGCTCAACTCGCTGCCCCCGACCGTGGACGTGGCGGCGCTGGAGGTCAAGCGGAAGGCCGCCGAGGGGCGGTGCCACGTGGACGTCGCCTTCTGGGGTGGTGCGATCCCCGGCAACCTCGCCGACCTGCGGCCCCTGCACGAGGCCGGCGTGGCCGGCGTCAAATGCTTCCTGTCGCCGTCCGGGGTGGAGGAGTTCCCGGCGCTCGACCGCGAAGGGCTGCGGGCCGCGCTGGCCGAGGTGGCGGCCTTCGACGGCCTGCTGATCGCGCACGCCGAGGACCCCGGCCTGCTGTCCGACCCCCGCGGCCCGGCGTACGACGACTTCCTCATCTCGCGCCCGCAGGAGGCCGAGCGCGGGGCCGTCGAGCAGGTGATCGCCCTCGCGGCGGAGACCGGCGCGCGGGCGCACATCGTGCACGTGTCGGCCGCCGCCTGCGTCGAGCCGCTGCGCGCGGCCCAGGCGGCGGGGGTGCGCGTCACCGCCGAGACCTGCCCCCACTACCTGACCCTGGCGGCGGAGCAGGTCACCGGGCCCGCCTACAAGTGCTGCCCGCCGATCCGGGAGGCCGCCAACCGCGACGCGCTGTGGCGGGCGCTCGCCGAGGGGGTGCTCATGGGGATCGTCTCCGACCACTCCCCGTCGACGCCCGACCTCAAGGTGCCCGACTTCGCCGCGGCCTGGGGCGGGATCTCCTCGCTCCAGGTCGGCCTGCCCGCCGTGTGGACCGCGGCCCGCGTCCGGGGGCACGGCCTGGCCGACGTGGCGCGCTGGATGGCCGGGGGGCCGGCCCGCCTGGCCGGTCTGCCGCGCAAGGGGGCGATCCGCGTGGGCAATGACGCCGACCTGGTCGCCTTCGACCCCGGCGCGGAGTTCACCGTCGACGTGACGGCGCTCCACCACCGCAACCCGGTGTCCCCCTACCACGGCGCGCGGCTCGCGGGCGTGGTGCGCACCACCTGGCTGCGCGGCGTGCCCGTCGACTTCGCCGCCCCGCGCGGCCGGCTGCTGACCCGAGGAGCACGATGA
- the alc gene encoding allantoicase has protein sequence MTGFTRLPDLALRTYGGSVVAASDESFAEREALIRPGPAEFRPHTFGAKGQVYDGWETRRRREPGHDWAIVRLGLPGVIRGVVVDTAWFRGNYPPYASVEACAAEGHPSPDELDGWVEIVPKSPLKGDAVHEFAVTDPRRFTHVRLNIFPDGGVARLRVHGRVVPDRAFLEGLTVDLAALENGGLVTACSDEFYSSPNNVLAPGLARDQSEGWETARRRDGGNDWLVVALAGPGRVAVAEIDTTNLIFNAPGWASLKGADADRPPPEDGDAWFPLLPRTRLQPDTRHRFRLDGDRRVTHARLDIYPDGGLARLRLLGTLTP, from the coding sequence ATGACCGGTTTCACCCGCCTGCCCGACCTCGCCCTGCGCACGTACGGCGGGTCGGTCGTGGCCGCCAGCGACGAGTCGTTCGCCGAACGGGAGGCCCTGATCAGGCCGGGACCGGCCGAGTTCCGGCCGCACACCTTCGGCGCCAAGGGCCAGGTCTACGACGGCTGGGAGACCCGGCGGCGGCGCGAACCCGGCCACGACTGGGCGATCGTCCGGCTCGGCCTGCCGGGAGTCATCCGGGGCGTGGTGGTGGACACCGCGTGGTTCCGCGGCAACTACCCGCCGTACGCGTCGGTCGAGGCGTGCGCGGCCGAGGGGCACCCCTCACCGGACGAGCTGGACGGCTGGGTGGAGATCGTGCCGAAGAGCCCGCTGAAGGGCGACGCGGTCCACGAGTTCGCCGTGACCGATCCCCGCCGCTTCACCCATGTGCGGCTGAACATCTTCCCCGACGGCGGCGTCGCGCGGCTGCGGGTCCACGGGCGGGTCGTGCCCGACCGCGCGTTCCTGGAGGGCCTCACCGTCGACCTCGCCGCGCTGGAGAACGGCGGCCTGGTCACGGCCTGCTCCGACGAGTTCTACTCCTCGCCGAACAACGTCCTCGCGCCCGGCCTGGCCCGCGACCAGTCCGAGGGCTGGGAGACCGCGCGCCGCCGCGACGGCGGCAACGACTGGCTCGTGGTCGCCCTCGCCGGGCCGGGCCGGGTGGCCGTCGCCGAGATCGACACGACCAACCTGATCTTCAACGCCCCCGGCTGGGCGTCCCTCAAGGGCGCGGACGCGGACCGGCCGCCGCCGGAGGACGGGGACGCCTGGTTCCCGCTGCTGCCCAGGACCCGCCTGCAGCCCGACACCCGCCACCGCTTCCGCCTCGACGGCGACCGCAGGGTCACCCACGCCCGGCTCGACATCTACCCCGACGGCGGCCTCGCCCGCCTCCGCCTCCTCGGCACCCTCACCCCCTGA
- the uraD gene encoding 2-oxo-4-hydroxy-4-carboxy-5-ureidoimidazoline decarboxylase, whose amino-acid sequence MRELSREDLRSCCSCATWVEEVAARGPYEDLDGLRRAGESAVAALNWDDVLEALAAHPRIGERPDGAGREAAWSRAEQAGTADAGRDVRGALREGNAAYESRFGHVYLVCAAGRTAGEMLALLHERLGHDEETERKVVREELAKIVDLRLAKLWEGR is encoded by the coding sequence ATGCGCGAACTCAGCCGCGAGGACCTGCGGTCCTGCTGCTCCTGCGCCACCTGGGTGGAGGAGGTCGCCGCGCGCGGGCCGTACGAGGATCTCGACGGGCTCCGCCGCGCGGGCGAGTCGGCCGTCGCGGCGCTGAACTGGGACGACGTGCTGGAGGCGCTGGCGGCGCATCCGCGCATCGGCGAGCGCCCCGACGGCGCGGGCCGCGAGGCCGCGTGGTCGCGCGCCGAGCAGGCCGGGACCGCGGACGCCGGGCGGGACGTGCGCGGCGCGCTCCGCGAGGGCAACGCCGCCTACGAGAGCCGCTTCGGCCACGTCTACCTGGTCTGCGCGGCCGGACGGACCGCCGGCGAGATGCTGGCGCTGCTGCACGAGCGGCTCGGCCACGACGAGGAGACCGAACGGAAGGTCGTCCGCGAGGAACTGGCGAAGATCGTCGACCTGCGGCTGGCCAAGCTCTGGGAGGGCCGGTGA
- the pknB gene encoding Stk1 family PASTA domain-containing Ser/Thr kinase, with the protein MDTTLTDPLVGQLLDGRYRVESRIARGGMASVYLALDVRLDRTVAVKVMHRSLAEDPQFVRRFIGEAKSVASLSHPNIVQVFDQGTDGANVYLSMEYVPGRTLRDVLRRRGHLPAREALEMVIPVLAALGAAHQAGLIHRDVKPENVLLADDGRVKVVDFGLARAIEATNQTKTGMMIGTIGYMSPEQVTTGTADARSDVYAAGIMLFELLTGRQPYAGETPMSIAYRHVHETVPVPSSIVPDVPPAIDALVAAATDKDPAARPVDATAMLVAAVEIHRTLPRTGHTGAHATPHGAHDSGAFTGAHSGVRTGAHRTLPPPGGASPFGTSQHGRPEAEPPVGQTMIQPRSELLTGAGETGRRRRARVRPVWFLAALALVMVAGVAFTGWWFSQGRYTTVPDLVNQNITVARQEAQKAGFEVRIGKARFDDKVPKDIVLDTEPGAGAEVVKGAVLTLIPSAGPETIPVPKVEGLSLADARAKIAEVGLTPGRVSKSASDTIPRDQVIRTNPPVGKRVKKRGVVNFVVSAGLLMPDVTQMMRDQAEKILRDKGFNVQIDETTDDAPPGTVIAQDPSGGAEVVAGATVHLTASRGPDQGFRWPWETDPADPGQTPPTVVNVPNVMFKSVHDAVNELKAAGFKVNVRKVVGTDRVVGEKPLGQQPPGSTITIWH; encoded by the coding sequence GTGGACACGACGCTGACCGACCCGCTCGTGGGGCAGTTGCTCGACGGGCGCTACCGCGTCGAGTCCCGGATCGCCCGGGGTGGCATGGCCTCCGTATACCTGGCTCTGGACGTCCGGCTCGACCGCACGGTGGCCGTCAAGGTGATGCACCGCTCGCTGGCCGAGGACCCGCAGTTCGTGCGGCGGTTCATCGGCGAGGCCAAGTCGGTGGCGAGCCTTTCTCACCCGAACATCGTGCAGGTCTTCGACCAGGGCACGGACGGGGCGAACGTCTACCTGTCGATGGAGTACGTCCCCGGCAGGACGCTGCGCGACGTGCTGCGCCGCCGCGGTCACCTGCCGGCGCGCGAGGCGCTGGAGATGGTCATCCCGGTGCTCGCCGCCCTTGGCGCGGCCCACCAGGCGGGGCTCATCCACCGGGACGTCAAGCCGGAGAACGTGCTGCTCGCCGACGACGGCCGGGTGAAGGTCGTGGACTTCGGCCTGGCCCGCGCGATCGAGGCGACCAACCAGACCAAGACCGGCATGATGATCGGCACGATCGGCTACATGTCGCCCGAGCAGGTCACGACCGGCACCGCCGACGCCCGCAGCGACGTGTACGCCGCCGGGATCATGCTGTTCGAGCTGCTCACCGGGCGGCAGCCGTACGCGGGCGAGACGCCGATGTCGATCGCCTACCGGCACGTGCACGAGACCGTCCCCGTGCCGTCCTCGATCGTGCCCGACGTGCCGCCGGCGATCGACGCGCTCGTCGCAGCGGCCACCGACAAGGACCCCGCGGCGCGCCCGGTGGACGCGACCGCCATGCTCGTCGCGGCCGTCGAGATCCACCGCACGCTCCCGCGGACGGGGCACACCGGCGCGCACGCCACCCCTCACGGCGCCCACGACAGCGGCGCCTTCACCGGCGCCCACAGCGGCGTACGGACGGGCGCGCACCGGACCCTCCCGCCGCCCGGCGGGGCCTCGCCGTTCGGCACGTCGCAGCACGGGCGCCCGGAGGCCGAGCCGCCGGTCGGGCAGACGATGATCCAGCCGCGGTCGGAGCTGCTGACCGGCGCCGGCGAGACGGGCCGGCGGCGGCGGGCCAGGGTCAGGCCCGTGTGGTTCCTCGCCGCGCTGGCCCTCGTCATGGTCGCGGGCGTCGCCTTCACCGGCTGGTGGTTCTCCCAGGGACGCTACACGACCGTGCCCGACCTGGTGAACCAGAACATCACGGTCGCCAGGCAGGAGGCTCAGAAGGCCGGCTTCGAGGTGCGGATCGGCAAGGCGAGGTTCGACGACAAGGTGCCGAAGGACATCGTCCTCGACACCGAGCCCGGCGCGGGCGCCGAGGTGGTCAAGGGCGCCGTCCTCACCCTGATCCCGTCGGCCGGCCCGGAGACGATTCCCGTGCCGAAGGTCGAGGGCCTCAGCCTGGCCGACGCCCGGGCGAAGATCGCCGAGGTCGGGCTGACCCCCGGCCGGGTCAGCAAGAGCGCGAGCGACACCATCCCCCGCGACCAGGTCATCCGCACCAACCCGCCGGTGGGCAAGCGCGTGAAGAAGCGCGGCGTGGTCAACTTCGTCGTCAGCGCGGGACTGCTGATGCCGGACGTCACGCAGATGATGCGCGACCAGGCGGAGAAGATCCTGCGCGACAAGGGCTTCAACGTCCAGATCGACGAGACCACCGACGACGCCCCGCCGGGCACGGTGATCGCCCAGGACCCGTCCGGCGGCGCCGAGGTGGTGGCCGGGGCGACCGTCCACCTGACGGCCTCGCGCGGCCCGGACCAGGGCTTCCGCTGGCCGTGGGAGACCGACCCCGCCGACCCCGGCCAGACTCCGCCCACCGTCGTCAACGTGCCCAACGTGATGTTCAAGTCCGTCCACGACGCGGTGAACGAGCTGAAGGCGGCCGGTTTCAAGGTCAACGTCCGCAAGGTGGTGGGCACCGACCGCGTGGTCGGTGAGAAGCCGCTCGGTCAGCAGCCGCCGGGCAGCACGATCACCATCTGGCACTGA
- the uraH gene encoding hydroxyisourate hydrolase — MSLSTHVLDTAAGRPAKDVFVRLSRRAAHGFVPVAEGRTDGDGRIREWTPLGREWDPAGDPRPGTYRLVFDTGAYLGDEAFFPEVSVVFAIREAGEHYHVPLLLSPFAYSTYRGS; from the coding sequence GTGAGCCTTTCGACCCACGTGCTCGACACCGCCGCCGGGCGGCCGGCCAAGGACGTGTTCGTACGGCTGTCGCGGCGCGCCGCGCACGGCTTCGTGCCGGTGGCGGAGGGCCGCACCGACGGCGACGGCCGCATCCGGGAGTGGACCCCGCTGGGCCGGGAGTGGGACCCGGCCGGGGACCCCCGCCCGGGGACCTACCGGCTCGTGTTCGACACCGGCGCCTACCTGGGGGACGAGGCGTTCTTCCCCGAGGTGAGCGTCGTGTTCGCCATCAGGGAGGCCGGCGAGCACTACCACGTGCCGCTGCTGCTGAGCCCGTTCGCCTACTCGACCTACCGGGGGAGCTAG
- a CDS encoding FAD binding domain-containing protein: MDFLRPRTWAEALALKAGRPEATPIQGGTDVMVEINLDKGRPAALLDLTPIPELREWSREGVEIRVGAGVTYSRLIAELGGVLPALAQASRTVGSPQIRNRGTVAGNLGAASPAGDSHPPLLASGAVVEAESVRGARLIPIGEFYTGVKRNALAPDELIRAVRVPAATGPQYFSKIGTRNAMVIAVCSFATVLEPGERRVGTGIGSAAPTPRRARDAEDFASGALDWDGRGPLGPGVARRFGELVAAAAAPIDDVRGRAAYRAHALAVMARRALGWAWDDFRGSAR; the protein is encoded by the coding sequence ATGGACTTCCTGCGACCGCGGACCTGGGCGGAGGCCCTGGCGCTGAAGGCCGGGCGGCCCGAGGCCACGCCGATCCAGGGCGGCACCGACGTCATGGTGGAGATCAATCTCGACAAGGGCCGCCCGGCCGCCCTGCTCGACCTCACGCCGATCCCCGAGCTCCGGGAGTGGTCGCGGGAGGGCGTCGAGATCCGCGTGGGCGCGGGCGTGACCTACTCCCGGCTGATCGCCGAGCTCGGGGGCGTTCTGCCCGCGCTGGCCCAGGCGTCCCGTACGGTCGGGTCGCCGCAGATCCGCAACAGGGGCACGGTCGCGGGCAACCTCGGCGCGGCCTCGCCCGCCGGCGACAGCCACCCGCCGCTGCTGGCCAGCGGCGCGGTCGTGGAGGCCGAGTCGGTGCGCGGCGCCCGGCTGATCCCGATAGGCGAGTTCTACACCGGCGTGAAGCGCAACGCGCTCGCACCCGACGAGCTGATCCGCGCCGTGCGCGTCCCGGCCGCCACCGGCCCGCAGTACTTCTCCAAGATCGGCACCAGGAACGCCATGGTGATCGCGGTGTGCTCGTTCGCGACCGTCCTGGAGCCGGGGGAGCGGCGGGTGGGCACCGGCATCGGCTCGGCCGCGCCGACCCCGCGCCGCGCCCGGGACGCCGAGGACTTCGCGTCCGGCGCGCTGGACTGGGACGGCCGCGGCCCGCTCGGCCCCGGCGTGGCCCGCCGGTTCGGCGAGCTCGTGGCCGCCGCCGCCGCGCCGATCGACGACGTGCGGGGCCGCGCCGCCTACCGCGCTCACGCGCTCGCCGTGATGGCGCGCCGCGCGCTGGGCTGGGCCTGGGACGACTTCAGGGGGAGCGCGCGATGA
- the pucL gene encoding factor-independent urate hydroxylase, protein MAVLGPNRYGKAETRVVRVTRHGDAHRIKDLTVSTALSGDMTEVHLSGDNSAVLPTDTQKNTVFAFAKKHGVGAIEDFALLLARHFTDARPAIHHARVAIEEHAWERNGAFGHSFVRSGREVRTCVAHHDGTRSWVVSGLRDLVVLNTTNSEFWGFAKDEYTTLPETRDRVLATAVEAAWRHDEPPQDWDKSYENARGALLAAFADTYSLSLQQTLYAMGTRVLAECPEVCEVRLSLPNKHHFPVDLAPFGLDNDGEVFFAADRPYGLIEGTVLREDAPEPGPAWE, encoded by the coding sequence GTGGCCGTTCTGGGGCCCAACAGGTACGGCAAGGCCGAGACGAGGGTCGTGCGGGTGACCCGGCACGGCGACGCCCACCGGATCAAGGACCTCACCGTCAGCACGGCGCTGTCGGGCGACATGACCGAGGTCCACCTGAGCGGGGACAACTCCGCCGTCCTGCCCACCGACACGCAGAAGAACACGGTCTTCGCGTTCGCCAAGAAGCACGGCGTCGGGGCGATCGAGGACTTCGCGCTGCTGCTGGCGCGCCACTTCACGGACGCCCGGCCCGCGATCCACCACGCGAGGGTCGCGATCGAGGAGCACGCCTGGGAGCGCAACGGCGCGTTCGGGCACTCGTTCGTCCGCTCCGGCAGGGAGGTCCGCACCTGCGTGGCCCACCACGACGGGACGCGGTCGTGGGTGGTCTCCGGGCTGCGCGACCTCGTCGTGCTGAACACGACCAACTCGGAGTTCTGGGGCTTCGCGAAGGACGAGTACACGACGCTGCCGGAGACCCGCGACCGCGTCCTCGCCACCGCCGTTGAGGCCGCGTGGCGGCACGACGAGCCTCCACAGGACTGGGACAAGAGCTACGAGAACGCGCGGGGCGCCCTGCTCGCGGCCTTCGCCGACACCTACAGCCTGTCGCTGCAGCAGACGCTGTACGCGATGGGCACCCGGGTGCTGGCCGAGTGCCCGGAGGTCTGCGAGGTGCGGCTGTCGCTGCCGAACAAGCACCACTTCCCGGTGGACCTCGCGCCCTTCGGCCTGGACAACGACGGCGAGGTCTTCTTCGCCGCCGACCGGCCGTACGGGCTGATCGAGGGCACGGTGCTGCGCGAGGACGCGCCCGAGCCCGGCCCGGCCTGGGAGTAG
- a CDS encoding glycerate kinase, with translation MTEHVVIAADKFRGSLTAPEVAARVAAGLRSPGSSDVPVVELPVADGGDGTVDAVVASGFTRVETEVTGPVGRPVTASYAVRDEPGARVAVIELAEASGLRRLPADPAPLTATSRGTGELVAHAVRHGATRVVLGLGGSACTDGGAGMAQALGVRLLDAAGNDLPPGGAALRDLHAIDASGRLRGFEVIVASDVDNPLLGPYGAAAVYGPQKGASPRDVAVLEAGLARLAAVAAHTHGLAGAAEHDGVVRAMGVAGRPGAGAAGGVGFGALTFLDAEIRPGIGYLLDLVEFDRHAEGARLVVTGEGSIDEQTLRGKAPVGVAAAAAKHGVPVVAVCGRRSVGDDELRAAGIEAAYALTDIEPDASRCMAEAGPLLEKLAARIAARHLTT, from the coding sequence ATGACAGAGCACGTCGTCATCGCGGCGGACAAGTTTCGCGGGTCGCTCACCGCGCCCGAGGTGGCCGCGCGCGTGGCCGCCGGTCTGCGTTCTCCGGGATCGAGTGACGTGCCCGTCGTCGAGCTCCCGGTGGCCGACGGGGGCGACGGCACCGTCGACGCGGTCGTGGCGAGCGGCTTCACCCGGGTGGAGACGGAGGTGACCGGGCCCGTCGGCCGGCCGGTCACCGCGAGCTACGCCGTACGCGACGAGCCCGGCGCACGGGTCGCCGTGATCGAACTGGCCGAGGCGTCCGGCCTGCGCAGGCTACCGGCGGACCCTGCGCCGCTGACCGCCACCAGCCGCGGCACCGGTGAGCTCGTCGCCCACGCCGTACGCCATGGCGCGACCCGCGTGGTGCTCGGCCTCGGCGGCAGCGCCTGCACCGACGGCGGCGCGGGGATGGCCCAGGCCCTCGGCGTACGGCTGCTCGACGCGGCCGGGAACGACCTGCCGCCGGGCGGCGCCGCGCTGCGCGACCTGCACGCGATCGACGCCTCCGGCCGCCTGCGCGGGTTCGAGGTGATCGTCGCGAGCGACGTCGACAACCCGCTGCTCGGGCCGTACGGCGCGGCGGCGGTGTACGGCCCGCAGAAGGGGGCGAGCCCGCGGGACGTGGCCGTGCTGGAGGCCGGGCTGGCCCGGCTGGCGGCCGTGGCCGCGCACACCCACGGCCTCGCCGGCGCCGCCGAGCACGACGGCGTGGTCCGCGCGATGGGCGTGGCCGGGCGACCGGGGGCCGGGGCCGCGGGCGGAGTGGGCTTCGGCGCGCTGACGTTCCTCGACGCCGAGATCCGGCCGGGCATCGGCTACCTGCTGGACCTCGTGGAGTTCGACCGGCACGCCGAGGGCGCCCGGCTGGTCGTCACCGGCGAGGGCTCCATCGACGAGCAGACGCTGCGCGGCAAGGCCCCGGTGGGCGTCGCGGCGGCCGCGGCCAAGCACGGCGTACCGGTCGTCGCGGTCTGCGGCCGGCGGTCGGTGGGCGACGACGAGTTGCGGGCGGCCGGCATCGAGGCGGCGTACGCGCTGACCGACATCGAGCCCGACGCGAGCCGCTGCATGGCCGAGGCCGGGCCGCTGCTGGAGAAGCTCGCGGCGCGCATCGCCGCCCGGCATCTCACGACATGA